From the genome of Psychrobacter sp. M13:
ATCAGGACATTGATCAGTCTATTAGAACCCTAGATTCTGATGACAACTGGATTGAGAAAATATGGGCATGGGCAGATGAGTTTGAGCTAAAGGACTCAGAAATCCCTCGTGACAAGAAGTCATTACTTGCTCTAAAAAAGCTAGAGATTTTGGAGCTTGAACTCGATAAGCAACACTCAAGGGACGTCTATAGAATAGACTATGTACCTGATGAGCTTACCAATCTTACCAATCTAATAGAAATAACGATCAGTGGTTTGTCTTCAAGTCATTTACCTCACAATATAGGCAAGCTCAATAATCTAACTAAGCTATCTATTAGTCACTCTAAACTTATCGCATTACCTGACAGCATCGGAAAACTCAGTAACCTCCAAGAGCTCTTCATTGATGATAGTAGACTTGAAGTGCTACCCGATAGTATTGGGCAACTTTGTAGTCTTACTAAAATGTTTATTGGCCGTTGTCCGCTTCAACATCTACCTGACAGCATAGGATTACTCACTAATCTGACAGTACTTGATCTCGTTCACTGTGAGCTTGAAGATCTGCCTGATACCATTGGACAGCTTAATAACCTTGCTAAGCTTTTTATGAGTTATTGTCTGCTCAAGCACTTGCCTGATAGCATAGGGCAACTCACTCACTTAATTGAGCTTGAATTTATTAACTGTGATCTCAAAGACCTACCTAGTAGTATCGGACAGCTAACCAACCTCAACAAGCTTTATATCAATCGTTGTAATGTTACAGAGCTACCTGATAGCATTGGGCAACTCAGCAATCTTACAGAGCTTTTTATCACTCATTGTGAGCTCAAACAGCTACCTAATAGTATAGGCCAGCTTGTGAGCTTAACCCACCTTGACCTGCTTCACCTTGAACTGACAGAGCTACCCGATAGCTTTGGACGCCTTATTAACTTGGCTGAGCTTAATATTATTGACTGTAAGCTCAGAGTGTTGCCTGATAGCATCGGACAGCTCATTAACTTAACTAAGCTCAGTTTTAATCACTCCAAGCTTGAAGTCCTACCTGACAGCATAGGGCAGCTCACTAACCTTACTGAGCTTTTTATTAGTCATGGCAAGTTTGACAAGCTACCTGATAGCGTAGGCCAACTTACTAATCTAGAGAAGCTTTACATCAACCATTGTAGCCTTAAAGAGCTGCCTAATAGCATCGGGCAACTTAAGAACCTGACCGAATTATTCGTTAGTTATTGCAAATTGGACAAGCTGCCTAGTAGTATTGGTGAGCTTAATAATCTCGCTAAGCTTGAGCTTATTTATTGTAATCTAATTAATCTGCCAGACAATCTTGTACAGCTGAATAGTTTGAGATGTATCAATCTTACTGGTAATCCTCTTGATAGACTCTCTTTAAAGGTGGTAGATTATTTACGTTCTATAGATACCGTCTATGGTTGGGATGAATAGTTATATTCTGGTCTTAACAACCTCATTTAAGTAAAACTAAAAGTATGAAAAACCTAATATTATTAACGAGTTTTGAAGCTACTAGAGTACAGCCAGCTAACTAGCATGCTTTTTAGAAACTGGATTCCATCCCATAAAAAATGATGGCCACCATTAAGCTGACCATCATTTTTTCGAAATTTACTTGGTTTTAACTAAGACAGTTGTGCCTTACTTACCAAATACTTTCATACGTTCTTCAGCAGGCTGAAACTCTTTGTCGCCTGCTGGCTGTTCGATAGCGCCAAATACCATCTGTGCGTTTAGTTCCCAATCGGTATCAATATTCCAAGTACTCGCAACTTTGTCATCTATCACTGGATTATAATGTTGCAAGTTCGCACCAACATTAAGGCTGGCAAGTGCTGTCCATATAACATACTGATGCATAGCACTGGTTTGGTGTGCCCAGATAGGGAACTTATCGGCATACAAAGGCGCAGCTTCTTGCATATTTCTGACGACGCCTTTGTCTTCAAAGAACATAATCGTGCCAGCGCCTGCTCTAAACCCAGCGATCTTATCTTTAGTGCCTTGGAATTTCTCTTCATCATTAACGATAGCTTTTAACGTCTCTTCAGTTATATCCCAGAGCTTTTTATGATCGTCGCCGAATAAGACGACAATACGCGCTGACTGCGAATTAAAGGCTGATGGTGTGTGCAAAATAGCATGTTCGACCAGATCAACGATCTCGTCTTTTGAGACGGGCAGATTGTCGCTAAGCGCATATATAGAACGACGCTTTTCAGCTAGTTGTTGTAAGTCTTTTAAATTTGACATAGTTATCTCCAGTGGTTATAAATTTAAGTAAAATGTAAAAATAATCTAAAATGAAGCGGTGATTAGCCTTTAAAGCCTTCAGGTAATTCTGGTGCTGGCAAACGCTTCATATCAGAGTCAACATTACCGAAACGCTCATGACCATTGTTCCAGTCAATGATTGATTGCTCAATCTCTTCCTTATTATCCGCGACAAAGTTCCACCAGAGTAGCACTTGGTTATTCAAGGGTTCACCGCCGATAAACATGATACGCGTGCCTTTTTTAGCCGCTATTTTAATGCTCTCATTATTAGCGACATCACTATCATGGAAGCGAAACAATTGATCTTGTTTACAGATTTTGCCTTCAGACTCTATTTCGCCCTCGCTAACTAAGATGCCATACTCAAAGCCTGACTTTAAGGTCATTATGGCTTCGTCATCTTCAGTGAAATAAACGTCGATACCGACCATCTTTGAGTATTGAATAGTAGGCGCTTCAAAATGCTTACCTGAAGCGTTGGTATAACTACCTGTAGTCAGGATCATCTCGACATTATTCTCCTGCCAAGTGGGCAGATCAAGATAATGATGAAAACCGCGCTCTATCTGTTGATCAGTCGGTAGGGCAATCCATAGCTGCACCATGCTTAGGGCGCGCGATGCGTCTGGTGAGCCACCTGTATCTGCAAAGACACTTTGTTCAGTATGACTAATGCCTTGATTCAAGCCTGTACCTGCGGTCATGACGTTGACTTGATTCTTGGTAATCACTTGCTCGTTACCTAAGCTATCCTTGTGCAGTACTTCACCATCAAGCATCCAGCTAAAGGTCTGTAGATTGATATGCGGATGGCGACCCACTTGCATACCTGATTCATCTGCATCAAATTCGGCAGGACCTGCATGGTCCAAAAAGCACCACGCACCAATGGGCTGTTTGCCTTTATTAGGCAGCAAACGTGCAATCGGAATACCACCGACATCGGCCATTCTTGGCTCTAAGGTTTGAATACTCATTATTGACCTCTTATTAGTTATTAATTATAAAGCTTTGAGCTGGGTTAACTAAGTTAAAAGCCCAGCCTGCGCCACTTCAATCTTTACTGCACTCTTTATTGCATTGGTACTTCCATTAATAGAACTCTAGCGTCCTCATCAGCATCCATTGTAAAGCTCTTAGTATCCCAAATACCGAGACCATCGCGAGTAGCTAAAACGTTACCATTAATAGTGACACTACCTTCTAGTACTAAGACATAGACGCCATTTCTAGTATCTTTGAGATCATAACTGTGCGTGATGCCTTTGTCGAAATGACCCATATGGAACCAAGCATCCTGATGAATCCAGACCCCAGCATCATCTGGATTTGGCGATAGCACTTGGCTGAATTCATTAGGCTTCATTTCATCAATCATATGCAATTGCTGATAGCGTGGTTCGACACTGCCTTTATTAGGAATGACCCAAATCTGTAAGAACTTGACTGGCTCATTAGCCTCACCATTCATCTCGCTATGAGTAATACCCGTACCTGCTGACATGACCTGAATCTCACCCGTCTCAATAAAGCCTTCATTACCGATATTATCGCCATGACCTAGCTTGCCAGAGAGTGGAATACTGATGATTTCCATATCGCGATGTGAATGCTTACCGAAACCGCGACCACCAGCGACAAAATCGTCGTTGATAACTCGTAGTGCACCAAAACCCATACGCTCTGGATTATGATAATTAGCAAAGCTAAAGGTATGACGGCTTTTGAGCCAGCCGTGATTGGCATCGCCGCGAGAGTCTGCTGCATGATAGATCGTTTTCATAAACTGTCCTTTATAATTAATCTGCTTGTTTAAGCTATGGGTCTATTATAATTGTTAATCCAGAGTAGATAAACTAAGCTAATCGCAAATGACTATTCTTATTTTTAGAACAATAAAGGCGTACAATTAACGTACTATAATGCTAGTTTGATAATCCATATAAACTGCTAGCATAAGTCAGTAAATGAATGGCCAATTATAAAGAGGGAATAACCATGTCAAATCTACATACCACGCACTACGATGTGATCGATAATAAAAGCCAAAATCGCTTTGAGATTCATATCGAGGATCAGATTGCTTATGAAGACTATGAGTTTTTTACTACCTCACAAGGCGAGAAGGGTATTGAATATAAGCACACTTTAGTACCAGAAGCGCTTAGTGGTCGCGGCATTGCAGGCTATTTAGTAAAGGTTATCTTAGATTGTGCAGCCGCTAGAAAACTACGCGTAAAACCGACTTGTCCTTATGTAAAATCTTACATTGATAAGCATCCAGAATACCAAGCCAATTCAGTCTTTCATGACGCTACTCCTTAAAGCAGAGGCTCAAAACAGTTAAAGTACCTTTTAATAAAAAGTATCTTCAATAAAAAAGTATCTTCAATAAAAAAGTAACGTTCAATAAAAAAGCCATGACGAGTAATCATGGCTTTTTCGATTAATGACGGTAGAAAAAAATAAAACTTTAATTAGCTGATATGCTGCAAAAACTTTGGATCACGTGCCAGTATCGATAAATACAACACAGGAATGACAAATAAACCTACTGCCCAGTAGCTCAACTGCACATACAATAAAGCACCTAATAGCGCACCAACCACAAAGCTGATGACCAATGCTGAGCTATTGGCTAGTTTTCTAGCATTCTCCGAGGTTCTATTGGCTAAGTAATCGGTAAGTCCAATACCTAATTGGGTCGTATTGCCTGTCATTAGCACAGTAGGACTCATGCCTTTGATGACCGTTTTACTAGCGGTATTACGAATAGCAAGTGCGGTTAATCCTAAGCCACCTGTCAATGCGACGTTAAGACTATCGGCATCAGTAAAGGGCCCAAAGGATAATCCTGATATCATAAATGCGCTTAAGAATAGCGCTTCTGCTAAAAACAGATGACTCAGTACCAACGACTGTTTTCGGCTATGATCGATATATAGTTTAGTTACAACTACAGTTATTATAAACAAGGGCACTGAGGCCAGCTTGATCCACAAGCCATCCTCACCTTTGACTAGACCGCTACCCGCAAGCACTAAGTTGCCCGTGACATGCGCGGTAAAAAAGCCAAATAGCGTTATAAAACCAATAGTATCAATCGCACCGCCCACCACCGTCAGCAGAATAGGTGCTTGGTAGCGTTGCCAAAAGCTTGGCTGATTTGATATGTCTGTCCCTACATTATTGGTTTTAATAAAATAATCCTTACTTGACTATTAACAAAGCAAATAGTACCGCAAAAAACACATTAGATTCGCTATGCTACTTTTATAGCAGATTCAATACAATGTCTTTTTCTTTGTGAGATCTAAGTGATTAGAGCTTATCCATGGTATGTCGATTATCAATAGAGTAAGCACCAGCGCCATGCGCAAATATCATCAAAAACCCACCCGCCATAGCGATGTTTTTCATAAATGGGTTCATTTGCGACTCATCTATCCAGAACTGATGGAAAAGCAGCGCCGATATAACATTAAATCCCACTAGCAAAATAGCAGCCAAACGCGCTTTAAGCCCAAAAAGGATAGCAAGACCGCCCAATAATTCAACCGCTATTACTAAAGGGAGTAGCATACCTGGTACTCCCATTGACTCCATATAACCTTGAGTACCTGCATAGCCTGTAATCTTGGTAAAGCCTGAAAATATAAATATCATTGATAAAAATAGACGTCCAATAGGGGCGCTTAATTCTTGTAGTTTATCCATTTTATTGCTCCAATTATTGATGTTTTTGCTCAATCACGTATGAATGAAGCTATTATAATCGTTGACGGAAATTGAATAAACACAGATAATTGCAATTATAAGTTCTTAATATTAGAACAATGATTCTGTTATCATCGAAAAAAATAGGATAAGCCACATGGGACAATTAGAAGACATGGCGATGTTCGTACGCATTGTCGAGGCGGGTAGTATTACTAAAGCCGCTGAACAATTAAATATTGCAAAGTCTGCGGTTAGTCGCCGTTTAAAAGAGCTTGAGTCACGCTTAGGCTCGCAACTCATCAGTCGAACGACAAGGCAATCTAATCTAACCCAAGCGGGTGAGCATTATTACAGACAAGCATGTAGTATCCTAAATGATGTCGATGCTCTTAATGAACAAACCAGTGGAGCGCCCACGCAAATTGAGGGTACGCTAAAGATGACTGCGCCGTTATCTTTTAGTCTGTTGCATTTAGGCGAAGTTATTGATGACTTTGCTTCTATGCATCCTAATTTGAGCTTTGAGCTAGATTTAGCGGATCGGCATGTTGATTTAGTAGAGGAGGGCTATGAGCTTGCTATTCGTATAAGTGAGTTACAAGACTCTAGCTATCAAGCCAAGCGCTTAGCTTTGATTCGCTTTGTCATGTGCGCCAGTCCTGAATATTTGGCGAAAAACGGTAAACCTGACACGCTAGCGACACTCGCTCAGCATGAGTTTGTGCAATATGGTTTAGGTAAAGATATCACCTTAGAATTAATGGATGCTAATGGCAAAAAACATAACCTGACCGTTGACTCAAAGATAAAGGCTACTAATGGAGAGTTCCTAGTAGATATGGCAATTAAAGGTCATGGCATCACCTATATTCCGACCTTTATTGCTTATAAAGCTCTAGCAGATGGCAGGCTAGTTGCGGTAATGCCAGAGTATCAATTGCCAACTCTAAACGCTTATGCGGTCTATCCTAAGAATCGCTTTTTATCACAGCGCTGTCGCTATCTTATTGACTTTATTGCTGAGCGTTTCGGCGATAATCCTTATTGGGATGAGTTTTGATAAGCATTTACGGCTCGACACTTAACGGACAATCTTAAATGATTACTATGCATGCCCTCAATAAGATAAGTGCCCGAGATCCTAATGAACCCAATCGACCCTCAACTACGCTAGAGTTATTGTTTGATTTAGTCTATGTCATTGCGGTTGCCGCTGCAGCAAGCGGGCTACATCATCGTTTACTCGAACATGATTTTTTTTAATGACTTACTTTTATCAATAAAGACTTTTATGAAAAAACTAATGGCTACGGCCCCTATTATGTTACTACTAGCTGCTTGTGCTACTAATGCGCCTATGACTAGCGAAAACCAAACGACTACTATGACGTGTGAAGACGGTGGTCAAGTCCTAGCAGCGTATTCAGATAACAGTCAAGTGGCCAATCTAAACGTAACTTTGCCTAAAGTTGGTATAAACAATAAAAAGATCAGCTTAAATCAAGCGGTATCTGCTTCTGGCGCTCGTTATGTTAATAATACTGACCCTAAGGTGAGCTATGATTGGCACACCAAAGCGGACTATGGTGTTATGAGTGTGCGTATGGCCAATGGCCAAGAATATAGCGTGAACTGTCAGCTATAATTAAAAATAAGTCATCCTATTTAGTTTAAGAGGTTGACTGTGCTAAAGGGTTGTTAATGTCTGATTTTTAGGCTTTAATAACCCTTTTTTTATAAAATAAGTGCTTTTATAGAGAATGCAAATACCGATGACATATTTTGTATATTGTTAAAAGAAGAATGGTGTTTTGCCACTATTGGCGTCTATAAGACTTCCAGAAATCCCATAAAAAAAGGCTTGCTGCATCGCTGCGAACAAGCCTGATTGTTTTCTATAAAGTGTAAAACTTAAATTTGGTGGGCCCAGTAGGACTTGAACCTACGACCAAAGGATTATGAGTCCTCTGCTCTAACCAACTGAGCTATGGGCCCTAACGCTAGACGGACAATGATACATTAATTTTTTAGTTTTTCAAGTAAAAGATAGCATCTAGCTGGATTTTATTATTAATAGAGTGATTGTTTATCTCAATCACCTGCCAAAGTTAGGCTACGTCCGCCGTCTATGTTAATGATATGCCCCGTAATATAGAGAGCCTCAATCAAAAACAGCACGCTTTGTGCGATATCCTCAGGGGTGCCAATACGCTGCATAGGAATAGAGCGGACGATGTTGTCTTGTTGAGCTTGATCAAGCGCTTGATCGCTATTGGCATCAGGTAAGATATTGACGCCAGGGGCAACCCCGTTGACTCGTACGTCAGGCGCTAGCTCTAACGCCAAGGATTGTACCATCGTACGCTGCGCCGCCTTGGCCATATTATAAACGGTGTAGCCACTAAAAGGTTTATCGTATGCATGGATATCGAGTAGGCTGACGATACAGCCTTGCTGTACTTGCAGGTAAGGGAGTAGGGCTTGGCTCAGTAGTAGCGGCGCTTTGGCATTGGTTAGCATCAACTCATCCCATTGCGGGTTATCGATACTACCGATCGGCGTAGGATAAAACCGAGAAGCATTATGTACTAACACATCTAACTGACCAAACGGTTCTATGACATGCTGTACAAAATCGTTTAGCTCAGCTTGATTATTGACTAGCGCTAAATCAGCGACTACTACTGATGCGCTATCAGCTCGAATACTATTCAATGCTTTTGCTAAGCGCTCAGCCCTCTGTTGACTGCGATGACAGTGAATGATGACTCGATAGCCCTTATCATGCGCCGCTTTGATGATAGCCGCGCCGATACGCTTAGCGCCACCAGTCACTAACATTACAGCTGTATTATCCTGCAAAGTTTTATCCGCCTTTTGATCTAGCTCATTCATATACTAAGCCTGCTGCTCTTGCGTCTGTAAATGCTCAATACGCGCTTGGCGCAATGCTGTACCAATGGCGATACCTTTTAATTCAGGAGCAATATGATCCATACCAATAGCATGAAAGCTGTTTAACGCAAGCATCATTTGTCGATGCTGCTGAGCTAGTTGCCAAACGTTACTAGTAACGAGTAGTTGAGATAGAGTGTTTGGGTCTTTATGAGCGCTACAGGCTTGAATAAGATCAATTCTATCGCTAGCAGTTAGCTCATTTATTTTGTTCAGTTTAGAAGCCTGTTGAGTGAATAGTTTGGCAAACTGAGTCTGTGCTTTGGGTATTTTCGCATTATTACCTATTTTAATAACGCTTTTTATAGGGTCATCAGTGCTCGTGTCAGTACCGACATCGAATAAAGACGAATCGAGGCTATTCATTAATAACGCCCAGCGCTGAGATAAATTGAGCTGCATTTGCCCTGCAAAGTAGAGCGCAGTTTGAACCGTTTCACGAATAGAAGTATTCGTCCAAGCTTGCTCTAAGGGTGCAAAGTAATCATTGAGGGCGCCAAGCTCGTACAGTTGCTGCCAATAAACCTGCGGTGAGGTCTGCATCATCGCACGGCTAGACTCTTGCCATATGCGCTCGCGACTTAAGTGTGCCAGCTCACCTGAGCTGACTAACTCACGCATCAATTCCAAAGTTTCATCGGCTATCGTAAAGCCTAAATCATAATAGCGACTATAAAAGCGTGCAACGCGTAATACTCGCAGTGGATCTTCGCTAAATGCGGCTGAGACATGGCGCAGGGTTTTATTTTCGAGATCATCTAGTCCGCCATAGTAGTCGATTACCGTACCATTGATAGGTGTATCATCAGTGAGGCTAGTGACTTCAATCGCTAACGCATTGACGGTTAAGTCACGACGCTGCATGTCCTCAAGTAGCGTCACTTTACTACTAGCATCGACGCTAAAGCCTTGATAGCCATGGCCTTGCTTGCGCTCAGTACGAGCCAGTGCATACTCTTCATGAGTTTTAGGATGCAGGAACACTGGGAAATCAGCACCAACTTGCACAAAGCCTGCTGTCAGCATATCGGTTGCGCTCGCACCGACTACCACAAAGTCCTTATCCTTGATGGAACGTCCTAACAGCTGATCTCTTACGGCTCCGCCAACTAGATAAACTTGCATGATGACCTCTTTGATTATTTTTATATCTTAAGCTCAAAATAAAGCCCGTCGGCACTATTTGCGCCAACGGGCTTTATTATAACAGAGGGCTACTGTCTAATATAATAGTAGCCAAGACTGCAAGTGCTAACTATTGTTGCTCATTCTCTAAATCCATCGCTTCAGTAACCGCAAGGGCTGTCATATTGACGATACGACGGGCAGTAGCTGATGGGGTTAAGATATGCACAGGCTTATTGGCACCCAAAAGAATAGGGCCGATTGATGCACTATTAGTCGCTGTTTTTAGTAAATTAAAGGCAATATTTGCTGCATCCAAAGTAGGTAGAATCAATAGGTTTGCAGAGCCTTTAAAATTAGTAGAAGGGAAGTCCTCTAGACGAATGTGCTCATTGAGCGCCGCATCGCCTTGCATCTCGCCATCAAATTCAAAATCAACGTTCATCTCGGTCAATAATCCAAAGACTTTACGCATTTTCACAGCACTGGCTCGGTTTGAAGTACCAAAGCTTGAATGTGATACTAAGGCGACACGTGGTGTCATGCCAAATCGACGCAATTGGTTAGCTGCCAATACCGTCATTTCAGCTAATTGCTCAGCGGTCGGGTCTTCATGGATATAAGTATCAGCGATAAAGATGTTGCGATCTTGCATTAAGATGGCGTTCATAGCATAGAAATTACTGACGCCCGTCTTTTTACCGATAACGCTTTGCACGTATTCCAAATGCAGCTGGTAATGACTAAAGGTTCCACAAATCATACCTTCAGCATCGCCGTTTTCGACTAGTAATGAGCCAATAAGAGTAGTCTTACGACGGACGTCACGGCGAGCAAGCTCGATACTTACGCCATTACGTTTATTCTTTTCGTAGTAGCCTTGCCAGTAGTCTTTATAGCGATCATCGTCATCCACATTGACGATAGTGATATTTTCCCCATCTTTTAAACGTAGACCCAATCTCTCGATGTTCGTTTCGATAATAGCGGGACGACCCACTAAGATAGGCTGCGCCAATTGCTCATCAACGACGACCTGCACAGCAAGCAGGACGTTATTGTCTTCGCCTTCACAATAGACGATACGTTTAGGGTCAGATTTTGCCCGTGAGAAAATAGGCTTCATCACAAACGCTGAGTTATAAACAAATTCAGAGAGACGCTGACGATAGGCTTGCATATCGTCGATAGGTAAGGTTGCAACCCCAGAATCCATAGCCGCTTGGGCGACCGCAGAGGCAATCTCGATGATTAAGTTTGGCTCTAATGGTCCTGGAATTAAGTAATTAGGACCAAATCTTGCGATGTTATCGACATTTCTGACATTAGCCGTTGGCGTGGCCTCAACATGTGCCATAGCCGCAATAGCACGCACACAAGCAATTTTCATCTCTTCATTAACCGTCGTTGCGCCAACATCTAACGCACCACGGAAGATATACGGGAAGCACAAGGCGTTGTTAACTTGGTTCGGATAGTCCGAGCGGCCTGTTGCCATGATAACGTCTGAGCGTACTGAGTGCGCCACTTCTGGCATAATCTCAGGAGTTGGGTTAGCTAAGGCAAAGATAATAGGATCTTTTGCCATACGACGAACCATATCTGTTGACAGCACACCTGGCATAGATAGACCTAGGAACATGTCTACATCGTCCATCACCTCTTCAATAGTCGTCGCGTCAGTATCACGAGCATAGCGCTGTTTGGTTTCGTCAAGGTTTTCGCGACTAGTGCTAATAATACCGCGTGAATCAGAAACAAAGACATTCTCTTTATTGACGCCCAAAGCACAGATAATATTCAAGCATGAAATAGCCGCCGCACCCGCACCTGAGCAAACAATTTTGATGTCTTCGATTTTTTTGCCTGTTAACAATAAAGCATTCAGCAGAGCTGCAGCAACAATAATAGATGTACCATGCTGATCGTCATGGAAAACAGGAATGTTCATGCGCTTACGTAATTCGCGCTCAATTTTGAAACATTCTGGTGCCTTGATGTCCTCAAGATTAATCCCGCCAAAGGTAGGCTCAAGTGCTGCTACGGCTTCGATAAATTTATCAGGATCGTTCTGCGCAATCTCTAAATCGAATACATCAATACCTGCAAACTTTTTGAATAAGACGCCTTTACCTTCCATCACAGGCTTTGAAGCCAACGGCCCGATATTGCCTAAACCAAGAACAGCCGTACCATTAGTGATGACGCCGACAAGATTGCTACGAGCGGTATATTTAGCCGCTAGTTTTGGATCTCTTTCAATCTCTAAACAAGGGACCGCAACACCTGGTGAGTAAGCTAGAGCCAAATCACGTTGATTAGCCATCTGCTTAATAGGTGTAACCGAAATCTTACCAGGTCTTGGAAACGCGTGATAATGCAGAGCCGCTTGTTCGAACTGCTCTTTATCAGTAGTAGGAGTGTCCATATTCAGATTATTATCGTCAGTCATAATGAGTACCATTGTTGGAATAAAGGAGAAAATAGAGTAAGGCTCAAGACACAAAAGCGATCATTATATTTAATACGGCTACTAAGTTTAAGGACGATAAGCCAATAGTAAAGCAGCATCATAAGAAACATAAGCTTACAAGTTAACTAT
Proteins encoded in this window:
- a CDS encoding leucine-rich repeat domain-containing protein, which produces MTRSNKDHQDIDQSIRTLDSDDNWIEKIWAWADEFELKDSEIPRDKKSLLALKKLEILELELDKQHSRDVYRIDYVPDELTNLTNLIEITISGLSSSHLPHNIGKLNNLTKLSISHSKLIALPDSIGKLSNLQELFIDDSRLEVLPDSIGQLCSLTKMFIGRCPLQHLPDSIGLLTNLTVLDLVHCELEDLPDTIGQLNNLAKLFMSYCLLKHLPDSIGQLTHLIELEFINCDLKDLPSSIGQLTNLNKLYINRCNVTELPDSIGQLSNLTELFITHCELKQLPNSIGQLVSLTHLDLLHLELTELPDSFGRLINLAELNIIDCKLRVLPDSIGQLINLTKLSFNHSKLEVLPDSIGQLTNLTELFISHGKFDKLPDSVGQLTNLEKLYINHCSLKELPNSIGQLKNLTELFVSYCKLDKLPSSIGELNNLAKLELIYCNLINLPDNLVQLNSLRCINLTGNPLDRLSLKVVDYLRSIDTVYGWDE
- a CDS encoding nitroreductase family protein; this translates as MSNLKDLQQLAEKRRSIYALSDNLPVSKDEIVDLVEHAILHTPSAFNSQSARIVVLFGDDHKKLWDITEETLKAIVNDEEKFQGTKDKIAGFRAGAGTIMFFEDKGVVRNMQEAAPLYADKFPIWAHQTSAMHQYVIWTALASLNVGANLQHYNPVIDDKVASTWNIDTDWELNAQMVFGAIEQPAGDKEFQPAEERMKVFGK
- a CDS encoding pirin family protein, which encodes MSIQTLEPRMADVGGIPIARLLPNKGKQPIGAWCFLDHAGPAEFDADESGMQVGRHPHINLQTFSWMLDGEVLHKDSLGNEQVITKNQVNVMTAGTGLNQGISHTEQSVFADTGGSPDASRALSMVQLWIALPTDQQIERGFHHYLDLPTWQENNVEMILTTGSYTNASGKHFEAPTIQYSKMVGIDVYFTEDDEAIMTLKSGFEYGILVSEGEIESEGKICKQDQLFRFHDSDVANNESIKIAAKKGTRIMFIGGEPLNNQVLLWWNFVADNKEEIEQSIIDWNNGHERFGNVDSDMKRLPAPELPEGFKG
- a CDS encoding pirin family protein — protein: MKTIYHAADSRGDANHGWLKSRHTFSFANYHNPERMGFGALRVINDDFVAGGRGFGKHSHRDMEIISIPLSGKLGHGDNIGNEGFIETGEIQVMSAGTGITHSEMNGEANEPVKFLQIWVIPNKGSVEPRYQQLHMIDEMKPNEFSQVLSPNPDDAGVWIHQDAWFHMGHFDKGITHSYDLKDTRNGVYVLVLEGSVTINGNVLATRDGLGIWDTKSFTMDADEDARVLLMEVPMQ
- a CDS encoding GNAT family N-acetyltransferase, whose translation is MSNLHTTHYDVIDNKSQNRFEIHIEDQIAYEDYEFFTTSQGEKGIEYKHTLVPEALSGRGIAGYLVKVILDCAAARKLRVKPTCPYVKSYIDKHPEYQANSVFHDATP
- a CDS encoding YoaK family protein, whose protein sequence is MSNQPSFWQRYQAPILLTVVGGAIDTIGFITLFGFFTAHVTGNLVLAGSGLVKGEDGLWIKLASVPLFIITVVVTKLYIDHSRKQSLVLSHLFLAEALFLSAFMISGLSFGPFTDADSLNVALTGGLGLTALAIRNTASKTVIKGMSPTVLMTGNTTQLGIGLTDYLANRTSENARKLANSSALVISFVVGALLGALLYVQLSYWAVGLFVIPVLYLSILARDPKFLQHIS
- a CDS encoding DoxX family protein; amino-acid sequence: MDKLQELSAPIGRLFLSMIFIFSGFTKITGYAGTQGYMESMGVPGMLLPLVIAVELLGGLAILFGLKARLAAILLVGFNVISALLFHQFWIDESQMNPFMKNIAMAGGFLMIFAHGAGAYSIDNRHTMDKL
- a CDS encoding LysR family transcriptional regulator, which encodes MGQLEDMAMFVRIVEAGSITKAAEQLNIAKSAVSRRLKELESRLGSQLISRTTRQSNLTQAGEHYYRQACSILNDVDALNEQTSGAPTQIEGTLKMTAPLSFSLLHLGEVIDDFASMHPNLSFELDLADRHVDLVEEGYELAIRISELQDSSYQAKRLALIRFVMCASPEYLAKNGKPDTLATLAQHEFVQYGLGKDITLELMDANGKKHNLTVDSKIKATNGEFLVDMAIKGHGITYIPTFIAYKALADGRLVAVMPEYQLPTLNAYAVYPKNRFLSQRCRYLIDFIAERFGDNPYWDEF
- a CDS encoding MliC family protein, with translation MKKLMATAPIMLLLAACATNAPMTSENQTTTMTCEDGGQVLAAYSDNSQVANLNVTLPKVGINNKKISLNQAVSASGARYVNNTDPKVSYDWHTKADYGVMSVRMANGQEYSVNCQL
- a CDS encoding pteridine reductase produces the protein MNELDQKADKTLQDNTAVMLVTGGAKRIGAAIIKAAHDKGYRVIIHCHRSQQRAERLAKALNSIRADSASVVVADLALVNNQAELNDFVQHVIEPFGQLDVLVHNASRFYPTPIGSIDNPQWDELMLTNAKAPLLLSQALLPYLQVQQGCIVSLLDIHAYDKPFSGYTVYNMAKAAQRTMVQSLALELAPDVRVNGVAPGVNILPDANSDQALDQAQQDNIVRSIPMQRIGTPEDIAQSVLFLIEALYITGHIINIDGGRSLTLAGD
- a CDS encoding tRNA nucleotidyltransferase, whose product is MQVYLVGGAVRDQLLGRSIKDKDFVVVGASATDMLTAGFVQVGADFPVFLHPKTHEEYALARTERKQGHGYQGFSVDASSKVTLLEDMQRRDLTVNALAIEVTSLTDDTPINGTVIDYYGGLDDLENKTLRHVSAAFSEDPLRVLRVARFYSRYYDLGFTIADETLELMRELVSSGELAHLSRERIWQESSRAMMQTSPQVYWQQLYELGALNDYFAPLEQAWTNTSIRETVQTALYFAGQMQLNLSQRWALLMNSLDSSLFDVGTDTSTDDPIKSVIKIGNNAKIPKAQTQFAKLFTQQASKLNKINELTASDRIDLIQACSAHKDPNTLSQLLVTSNVWQLAQQHRQMMLALNSFHAIGMDHIAPELKGIAIGTALRQARIEHLQTQEQQA